One window of the Notolabrus celidotus isolate fNotCel1 chromosome 23, fNotCel1.pri, whole genome shotgun sequence genome contains the following:
- the LOC117807451 gene encoding type-2 ice-structuring protein-like yields MQTHRSGCHREEEVSRCQRIWDMKLLTVSALLCAVMALTGAAVIPEEETGPDQEEETFLDKRSTSCAAPWSKFNGRCFRYFPKRLTWSRAERNCHSIGGNLASVHNIEEYHEIQRLVLTATYEHKPVWIGGSDAHQEGEWLWSDGSQVSYTNWCPGEPNNHGHQHCLQMNWGDEKCWDDLSCAKRLPFVCAKRT; encoded by the exons ATGCAAACACATcg CTCCGGCtgtcacagagaagaagaggtaaGCAGGTGTCAGAGAATCTGGGACATGAAGCTGCTGACTGTGTCTGCACTGCTGTGTGCAGTGATGGCTCTGACCGGAGCTGCTG TTATTCCAGAAGAAGAGACTGGTCCGGATCAAGAAG AGGAGACTTTTCTGGACAAGAGGTCCACATCTTGCGCCGCTCCTTGGTCTAAGTTCAACGGACGCTGTTTCCGTTATTTCCCGAAACGCTTGACTTGGTCCAGAGCTGAG AGAAACTGTCACTCCATCGGTGGGAACCTCGCATCGGTTCACAACATCGAAGAGTACCACGAGATTCAGAGGCTGGTCTTGACCGCCACTTACGAGCACAAGCCAGTATGGATCGGAGGCTCTGACGCCCATCAG GAGGGGGAGTGGCTGTGGAGTGATGGCTCACAAGTCAGCTACACGAACTGGTGTCCAGGAGAACCGAACAACCATGGTCACCAGCACTGTCTTCAGATGAACTGGGGTG ATGAAAAGTGCTGGGATGACCTCTCCTGTGCTAAACGTCTCCCATTCGTCTGTGCCAAACGAACCTGA